The following coding sequences lie in one Eleginops maclovinus isolate JMC-PN-2008 ecotype Puerto Natales chromosome 21, JC_Emac_rtc_rv5, whole genome shotgun sequence genomic window:
- the ankrd33ba gene encoding ankyrin repeat domain-containing protein 33B — protein MVLITDDRDGGGSSSVRLKHLQQRQKVGGNTTQVHPTIVEEPLSHCDGEDYLDSCEEEHEEDDGSEDDEDEFEEVDFENLEDCRSIVSDDSFYPPDDVFADSESTPSPENPEPLSFFQACCTNNAAIVRIMIRHGVKEEVNEKDRNNRTGLLVACYQGFVDVVIALSQCPHLDVNWQDSEGNTALITAAQAGHITITNYLLNYFAGLDIERRNCHGYTALMKAAMQGRVECVRSLMMAGSALNARDFGRHFNAREWAFFTGRYETAWVISRLMERPCPRQYCESYSLEWAPLASLVSKSLEPRGCLKRLSDTVRSVFHLANVTNPEEEGVIDHMVSITTAMRSPFIAVACHTVCPDSPPAVGKRSYSVPDVIRRQRAKELRSINPDRVESHLKLFQNSRVTLVAKNSADRRASLQAQNLMPRHRSSSLSMVDNNEALELRRTSLLPLHMVLRRSSVRPGFSIPKVRVTKAPPPTYAPEKIRRKSSAKDGGGHLLQIPKWRYKELKEERKKAEEAERRRLEAVTKRHLAAGKRK, from the exons ATGGTTCTGATCACGGACGACAGGGATGGAGGAGGCTCTTCGTCCGTCCGGCTCAAGCACCTCCAGCAGCGGCAGAAAGTCGGGGGAAACACCACCCAGGTCCACCCGACCATAGTCGAGGAGCCGCTGTCACACTGTGATGGTGAGGACTACCTGGACTCGTGCGAGGAGGAGCATGAAGAGGACGATGGTTCGGAGGACGATGAAGATGAGTTTGAAGAAGTTGACTTTGAAAACTTGGAGGACTGTCGGAGTATCGTATCGGACGACTCTTTCTACCCGCCGGATGACGTGTTCGCGGACTCGGAAAGCACCCCCTCTCCGGAAAACCCGGAGCCGCTGTCTTTCTTCCAGGCGTGCTGCACCAACAACGCTGCTATCGTCCGGATAATGATAAGGCACGGGGTGAAGGAGGAGGTCAACGAGAAGGACAGGAATAACAGG ACGGGGCTGCTGGTTGCATGTTACCAAGGTTTTGTGGACGTGGTCATAGCGCTGTCTCAGTGTCCACATCTGGACGTCAACTGGCAGGACAGCGAGGGAAACACGGCTCTCATCACTGCCGCTCAAGCAG GTCACATTACCATCACCAACTATCTGCTGAACTACTTCGCCGGGTTGGACATCGAGAGGAGAAACTGCCACGGCTACACGGCCCTGATGAAAGCTGCCATGCAGGGCCGGGTGGAATGTGTGCGCTCGCTCATGATGGCAG GATCTGCCTTGAATGCCAGGGACTTCGGTCGCCACTTCAATGCCAGGGAGTGGGCCTTCTTCACGGGTCGTTATGAAACCGCCTGGGTGATATCACGCCTGATGGAACGGCCCTGCCCTCGCCAGTACTGTGAGAGCTAcag TCTAGAGTGGGCCCCTCTGGCATCGCTGGTGTCCAAATCCCTGGAGCCCCGTGGCTGTCTGAAGCGCCTGTCGGACACGGTGCGGAGCGTCTTCCACTTGGCCAATGTCACCAACCCTGAGGAGGAAGGAGTTATCGACCACATGGTTTCCATCACCACTGCCATGAGGAGCCCTTTCATCGCTGTGGCATGCCACACC GTGTGTCCTGATAGCCCCCCTGCTGTGGGCAAACGGAGCTACTCAGTTCCTGATGTTATCCGCCGGCAGCGCGCCAAGGAGCTCCGCTCCATCAACCCTGACAGGGTGGAGAGCCACCTCAAGCTCTTCCAGAACTCCAGGGTCACTCTGGTGGCCAAAAACTCAGCAGACCGCCGGGCCAGCCTCCAGGCCCAGAACCTGATGCCTCGACACAGGAGCTCCAGCCTGTCCATGGTGGATAATAACGAAGCCCTGGAGCTGCGGAGAACCAGCCTGCTGCCCCTGCACATGGTGCTGAGGAGGAGCAGCGTCAGGCCGGGGTTCAGTATCCCCAAGGTGAGGGTGACCAAGGCCCCACCACCTACTTATGCACCAGAAAAGATCCGGAGGAAGAGCAGCGCCAAAGATGGAGGGGGTCACTTGCTACAAATACCAAAGTGGCGGTACAAGGAgctgaaagaggagagaaagaaagccGAGGAGGCCGAAAGGAGGAGGCTGGAGGCTGTGACCAAGAGACACCTTGCTGCTGGGAAAAGGAAATAA